From the Planktothrix tepida PCC 9214 genome, one window contains:
- a CDS encoding DNA/RNA non-specific endonuclease: MNNIIMALLINLKIFSTKNQSTDLVQLNILQIFNLGFAAVLTLTGCQILFNPPTASDIHLKLGNPSQATADPQNSTNFLIEKPEFVLSYNSKTGTANWVSWHLNQSWLGTVKRQNNFRPDENLPPGWYQVQSNDYRGTGYDRGHLVPSGDRTNTSEHNSATFILTNIIPQAPQLNRGIWSDLEQHCRDLAQEGKELYIIAGGSGKLRTIAKGNITVPEWNWKVIVILDQANQKITENTRVIAVKIPNSNSLKKNWKSYQVSVDDIEANTGLDLLSNIPKNIQDKLERQVDHL, from the coding sequence ATGAATAATATTATTATGGCTTTATTGATTAATTTAAAAATTTTTTCTACAAAAAACCAATCCACAGATCTAGTTCAATTAAATATTTTACAAATTTTTAATCTAGGATTCGCTGCTGTATTAACATTAACTGGATGTCAAATTCTGTTTAACCCACCCACAGCCTCAGATATTCATCTGAAACTGGGCAACCCTAGTCAAGCAACGGCTGATCCTCAAAATTCCACTAATTTTTTGATCGAAAAACCCGAATTTGTTTTATCTTATAATAGCAAAACTGGAACAGCTAATTGGGTGAGTTGGCACTTGAATCAATCTTGGTTAGGAACGGTTAAACGTCAAAATAATTTTAGACCCGATGAAAATTTACCTCCCGGATGGTATCAAGTTCAATCCAATGATTATCGGGGAACAGGTTATGATCGAGGTCATTTAGTTCCCTCTGGCGATCGCACCAATACCTCTGAACATAATAGTGCTACATTTATTCTCACTAATATTATTCCCCAAGCCCCACAATTAAATCGAGGCATTTGGAGTGATTTAGAACAACACTGCCGAGATCTAGCTCAAGAAGGAAAAGAATTATATATTATTGCCGGGGGTTCTGGCAAACTTAGAACTATTGCCAAAGGAAATATAACTGTTCCTGAATGGAATTGGAAAGTCATTGTTATTTTAGATCAAGCTAATCAAAAAATTACGGAAAATACCCGTGTGATTGCTGTCAAAATTCCCAACTCAAATTCCTTAAAAAAGAATTGGAAATCTTATCAAGTTTCTGTGGATGATATTGAAGCCAATACGGGTTTAGATTTATTAAGCAATATTCCTAAAAATATTCAAGATAAACTAGAGCGTCAAGTTGATCATTTGTAA
- a CDS encoding J domain-containing protein — protein sequence MTTLKNYYSMLQVNPTSTASEIKQAYRRLAKIFHPDSQTQSADHDRIIQINAAYEVLSDPQKRQSYDRQLGLEVNPYSNGFEPSISKKQQQKATEADAELNGWINKVYKPINRSINQILKPLKSEVNKLSADPFDDELMEAFQAYIELCRNALNKAQQLFRSQKNPSPVAGVAAHIYYTLNHLDDGLNELETFTLNYDDSSLHTGQEFFRIASRLRREAQEEMKKIC from the coding sequence ATGACTACGCTCAAAAATTACTATAGTATGTTACAAGTTAACCCCACATCGACAGCCTCAGAAATCAAACAAGCCTATCGTCGATTAGCAAAAATCTTTCATCCTGATAGCCAAACTCAATCAGCAGATCATGACCGAATTATTCAGATTAATGCAGCTTATGAAGTATTAAGTGATCCACAAAAACGCCAATCCTATGATCGACAACTGGGTTTAGAAGTTAATCCGTATTCTAACGGTTTTGAACCCTCGATTTCTAAAAAACAACAACAAAAAGCTACGGAAGCTGATGCAGAATTAAACGGTTGGATTAATAAAGTTTATAAACCCATTAATCGTTCGATTAATCAAATTTTAAAGCCTCTAAAATCGGAAGTCAATAAATTATCTGCCGATCCCTTTGATGATGAATTAATGGAAGCTTTTCAAGCTTATATAGAATTGTGTAGAAACGCTCTCAATAAAGCTCAACAATTATTCCGTTCTCAAAAAAATCCCTCCCCTGTCGCTGGAGTTGCAGCCCATATTTATTATACCCTCAATCACTTAGATGACGGACTCAATGAATTAGAAACATTTACCCTCAATTATGATGATTCTTCTCTACACACAGGTCAAGAATTCTTTAGGATTGCCTCTCGTTTACGTCGAGAAGCCCAGGAAGAAATGAAAAAAATTTGCTAA